From a region of the Candidatus Jettenia caeni genome:
- a CDS encoding NADH dehydrogenase subunit C: MAGQFFIISIILYIVGALFALCFYAWQKAGNFISLVFAAIAASFSIAAAITMLSHGSRIHLDFQLLHPVITYDFLLDPLSSFFVLAISVVSFIASLYSLGYTRLYVNKRDTRFLGFTYNLFLLSMLLVVTANNAFVFMIVWELMTLVSFFLVVFEHENPAARKAGFVYIVMAHIGSGLLAVAFFIMLSYAGSFSFDDFRNVASQVPATYKNIVFFLILIGFGIKAGIFPLHLWLPMAHPAAPSNASMVMSGVMIKTAVYGFVRFYFEFLTPCPPWWGVIILIVGASSAILGILYALMERDIKTLLAYSSVENMGIILIGIGLAMIFKSYDFVSLSSLAMIAGLYHLINHAVFKCLLFGCAGNIYYSTHTKNIEELGGLIKRLRVTAPVFLVGALSISALPPLNGFMSEWLIFQSLLNGFNIPSVLIKIETIICGAVVALTGALVATCFIKAFGVSFLALPRSEHAQKAKEVPVVMYVSMGFLAMLCVCMGIFPAKIMTIINHVNTHLLGTNIMPAIISYDWLQTRSIHTNFTGLSPKSTTVFGVILLAVTFAVLTIVRPGFARRSYETWTCGITSGPRLEYTATAFTRSFKTIFSSLYRPRVEVSSEYSVPHYFVKSVTYLGEITPIFERYLYTPISNFVLNSSERVRWMHTGNIHLYLAYIFVTLLILIMFFQ; encoded by the coding sequence ATGGCTGGGCAATTCTTTATCATATCAATAATCCTGTATATTGTTGGCGCTTTATTTGCCTTATGTTTTTATGCATGGCAAAAGGCCGGGAATTTTATTTCACTTGTGTTTGCTGCTATTGCTGCCTCCTTCAGTATTGCGGCAGCCATAACTATGTTATCTCATGGTTCCCGTATTCATCTTGATTTTCAGTTGTTGCATCCTGTTATTACCTATGACTTTTTGCTGGACCCGCTTTCCTCTTTTTTTGTCCTTGCCATATCGGTTGTTAGTTTTATAGCCTCTCTTTATTCCCTGGGATATACCAGGTTGTACGTTAATAAACGTGATACCCGGTTCCTTGGGTTTACCTATAATCTCTTTCTCCTATCGATGCTTCTGGTTGTTACCGCAAATAATGCATTCGTATTTATGATTGTGTGGGAGCTCATGACGTTGGTCTCATTCTTCCTGGTTGTTTTTGAGCATGAAAATCCGGCAGCAAGAAAGGCAGGTTTTGTTTACATTGTAATGGCTCATATTGGATCAGGGTTACTCGCCGTAGCCTTTTTTATCATGCTCTCTTATGCGGGGTCGTTCAGTTTTGATGATTTTAGAAATGTTGCTTCGCAGGTGCCTGCCACCTATAAAAATATCGTATTCTTTTTGATACTTATTGGTTTCGGAATAAAAGCGGGTATTTTCCCATTGCATCTTTGGCTCCCTATGGCACACCCTGCCGCCCCAAGTAATGCCTCAATGGTTATGTCAGGAGTTATGATTAAGACGGCTGTTTATGGTTTTGTGCGGTTCTATTTTGAATTTCTCACTCCTTGCCCACCCTGGTGGGGGGTTATCATTCTTATTGTAGGCGCCTCTTCAGCTATTCTGGGAATACTGTATGCTCTTATGGAACGAGATATCAAGACGCTGCTTGCATACAGCAGTGTGGAAAATATGGGTATTATTCTTATAGGAATCGGTTTGGCTATGATTTTCAAATCATACGACTTTGTTTCTTTATCATCCCTTGCAATGATTGCCGGCCTGTACCATTTGATTAATCACGCAGTATTTAAATGCCTGCTTTTTGGCTGTGCCGGAAATATTTATTATTCAACTCATACAAAAAATATTGAGGAGTTAGGCGGTTTGATAAAACGGTTACGTGTTACCGCCCCTGTATTCCTTGTAGGCGCTTTATCTATTTCAGCTCTACCGCCTTTAAACGGGTTTATGAGTGAGTGGCTTATATTTCAGTCGCTTTTAAACGGGTTTAACATTCCATCAGTACTTATTAAGATTGAGACCATAATTTGTGGCGCTGTTGTTGCCCTGACGGGGGCCCTTGTTGCTACCTGTTTTATCAAGGCATTTGGGGTTTCCTTTCTTGCTCTGCCCCGTTCTGAGCATGCGCAAAAAGCAAAAGAAGTACCGGTTGTTATGTATGTCAGCATGGGATTCTTAGCAATGCTTTGTGTATGTATGGGTATTTTCCCTGCTAAGATTATGACGATAATTAACCATGTTAACACGCATCTTCTCGGTACAAATATTATGCCTGCTATTATATCCTATGATTGGTTACAAACGAGGTCGATTCATACGAATTTTACCGGTTTATCTCCGAAAAGTACTACTGTTTTTGGTGTAATACTTTTAGCAGTTACTTTTGCTGTATTGACAATAGTAAGGCCTGGATTTGCCAGAAGGTCATATGAAACCTGGACATGTGGTATAACTTCCGGGCCAAGACTGGAATATACTGCTACGGCCTTTACAAGGTCTTTCAAAACTATTTTTAGTAGCTTATACAGGCCAAGAGTAGAGGTGAGTTCTGAGTATTCTGTTCCTCATTACTTTGTGAAGTCTGTAACTTACCTTGGTGAAATAACGCCAATATTTGAAAGATATTTATATACACCGATTTCGAATTTCGTGCTGAACAGTTCCGAAAGAGTAAGGTGGATGCATACGGGAAATATTCATCTGTATCTTGCCTATATCTTTGTGACTTTACTGATTTTAATTATGTTTTTTCAATAA
- a CDS encoding NADH dehydrogenase subunit D: MSLASNIILPILQIVVIAGLAPLVKGFINKIEARLQCRRGSSIFQLYYNLVKLLRKDAVVSETASWIFRATPYITFVSILIITLLVPVLSSHVPVNFAGDVILIIYLFALGRFFLVLSSLDTGSAFGGMGGSREMMVSTMAEPAMMLSIFTVSLAAGSTNLGNITSTMLNTSIILLNPALFLAFAALAIVIIAETGRIPIDNPYTHLELTMIHEGMILEFSGRYLALIEWASCMKLLLLLTILVNTFLPWGVAPGLTFSGLILSFAVYLVKIGFFASLIVILEMSFAKIRLFRIPNLLGTAFVLSLLAIISHYMVS, translated from the coding sequence ATGAGTTTAGCTTCCAATATAATACTTCCCATATTACAGATTGTCGTCATCGCTGGATTAGCCCCTCTGGTAAAAGGATTTATCAATAAAATAGAGGCTCGTCTGCAATGCAGAAGAGGGTCGAGTATCTTTCAGCTTTACTACAATCTTGTGAAGTTACTCCGGAAAGATGCCGTAGTTTCAGAGACTGCATCGTGGATTTTCAGGGCAACCCCCTATATAACATTTGTTTCGATATTGATTATAACGCTGCTTGTTCCTGTTCTTTCATCTCATGTGCCGGTAAATTTTGCTGGTGATGTAATCCTTATTATCTATCTTTTTGCACTCGGCAGATTTTTCCTGGTCTTGTCTTCTCTTGATACAGGAAGTGCATTTGGTGGTATGGGTGGAAGCCGCGAGATGATGGTATCTACTATGGCGGAGCCAGCCATGATGCTTTCAATCTTTACTGTTTCTTTAGCGGCAGGTTCTACAAACTTAGGTAATATTACAAGTACTATGCTTAATACGAGTATAATCCTGCTGAATCCAGCCCTCTTTCTCGCTTTTGCCGCCCTTGCTATTGTCATTATCGCAGAAACCGGCAGAATTCCTATTGATAATCCGTATACACATCTGGAGCTGACTATGATTCATGAGGGTATGATTCTTGAGTTCTCCGGACGTTATTTGGCTTTAATAGAATGGGCATCCTGTATGAAGTTGTTGCTGTTGTTAACTATTTTGGTTAATACCTTTTTACCCTGGGGGGTAGCTCCAGGCTTAACCTTTTCGGGCTTAATCCTTTCTTTTGCGGTGTATCTTGTTAAAATCGGATTCTTTGCTTCTTTAATTGTTATTTTAGAGATGTCGTTTGCCAAGATTCGGCTATTCCGGATACCAAATTTGCTGGGAACAGCGTTTGTTTTATCTCTTTTAGCCATTATTTCACACTATATGGTAAGTTGA
- a CDS encoding NADH dehydrogenase subunit E, with translation MAHQIIINSKTIDILAILMLMSTIMLVGTSRLKNCIWAYAFRSFILTWVSGLIAYFSGIHHIYIATGISLVLKVIIIPGFLFYIVNKVEIKNEVESFISYTLSLLLSCGIILIAYYSTQSILKFENVFMRHCLPVSLAITLVGFFVMITRKKAITQILGLLAMEDGLFFAALSTSYGMPLIVELGMFFDILVGVIIMGIYVYRIKETFDTIDTDFLRELRE, from the coding sequence ATGGCACATCAAATTATTATAAACTCTAAAACTATTGATATTCTTGCAATTTTAATGCTTATGTCAACGATCATGCTTGTTGGTACGAGTCGTTTGAAGAATTGTATCTGGGCATATGCATTTCGCTCTTTTATTTTGACATGGGTCAGTGGTCTTATCGCATATTTTTCAGGAATTCATCACATTTATATTGCTACAGGAATCTCATTAGTACTCAAGGTAATTATTATTCCTGGCTTCCTTTTTTATATTGTCAATAAAGTTGAAATTAAAAATGAGGTTGAGTCTTTTATTAGCTATACGTTATCATTGTTACTTTCCTGTGGCATTATTCTTATTGCCTATTACTCTACCCAGTCGATTCTGAAATTTGAAAATGTCTTTATGAGACATTGCCTGCCTGTTTCGCTTGCTATTACGCTTGTAGGGTTTTTTGTCATGATTACCCGAAAGAAGGCTATTACGCAAATACTTGGGCTTCTTGCTATGGAGGACGGACTTTTTTTTGCCGCACTATCTACTTCTTATGGCATGCCTCTCATCGTAGAACTCGGTATGTTTTTTGATATCCTGGTGGGTGTTATTATCATGGGAATATACGTGTACAGAATCAAGGAAACGTTTGATACTATTGATACGGATTTCCTCAGGGAGCTCAGGGAATAA
- a CDS encoding NADH dehydrogenase subunit F, with translation MEILGLLLVPIITAGICVFIAKHSISKYVSIAGSFITLIYNLILNCAIYSNQTLEGFHGFFYLDSLSILSTQIVTLVGFAAALYSAGYMEAELHEGEFPEKRLRWYYFLFHMFIFTMLLVCVTNNLGIMWVAIEATTLSTTFLVGFYNKKSHQEAAWKYIIICTVGITLALFGVILTFHSAKSAPGEIGYALNWSNLLKVADGFEPHLMKLAFLFILVGYGTKAGLAPMHTWLPDAHSQAPSPISALFSGVLLNCSMYGIIRYHILTSKCVGPAYSGTLLMIFGLISVVVSIPFIMIQKDYKRLLAFSSIEHIGIIALGFGFGGMYGIYGAELHAFNHAIVKSLLFFCAGNLFLKYKTRDMGNITGAMKTLPVTSVMLIIGAFAITGTPPFNIFTSEFMVLADGFLSGNLLSIVFSAILLVSIILIFIGFIYNMFKMIFGVPAVIAKQGEANKFTVAAMSFLLFFILVVSLYVPPLLSKILHNIYDIVRNV, from the coding sequence ATGGAAATTTTAGGGCTGTTACTGGTACCGATAATAACTGCCGGTATATGCGTATTCATTGCAAAGCATAGCATATCAAAATATGTGAGTATTGCCGGTAGTTTTATCACACTCATATACAATCTCATACTGAATTGCGCTATTTATAGTAATCAAACATTGGAAGGATTCCATGGTTTCTTCTATCTTGATTCTTTAAGTATTCTTAGTACCCAGATTGTTACCCTTGTTGGTTTTGCTGCTGCTTTATACTCAGCGGGTTACATGGAAGCAGAGCTTCATGAGGGTGAGTTTCCTGAAAAGAGATTACGGTGGTATTACTTCCTTTTTCATATGTTTATCTTTACCATGTTATTAGTGTGTGTAACTAATAATTTGGGAATTATGTGGGTAGCAATTGAAGCCACGACGCTTTCTACTACCTTTTTAGTAGGTTTTTACAATAAAAAATCTCATCAAGAGGCAGCCTGGAAATATATTATCATTTGTACGGTAGGAATTACCCTGGCATTGTTTGGTGTTATATTGACTTTTCATTCTGCAAAAAGTGCTCCTGGTGAGATTGGTTATGCGCTAAACTGGTCAAATTTACTAAAGGTTGCAGATGGATTCGAGCCTCATCTCATGAAACTCGCCTTCCTTTTTATATTAGTTGGATATGGTACTAAGGCAGGTCTGGCTCCTATGCATACCTGGTTACCGGATGCACATAGCCAAGCACCTTCGCCGATTAGTGCCTTATTTTCAGGTGTTTTACTCAATTGTTCGATGTATGGTATTATACGATATCACATACTTACCTCTAAGTGCGTTGGGCCTGCTTACTCTGGTACACTTCTTATGATATTTGGCCTTATTTCTGTTGTTGTATCAATACCCTTTATTATGATACAAAAGGATTATAAGCGTTTACTTGCTTTTAGCAGCATAGAGCATATAGGTATTATTGCACTTGGTTTTGGCTTTGGAGGTATGTACGGTATCTATGGTGCAGAGTTGCATGCCTTTAACCATGCAATAGTAAAATCTCTTTTGTTTTTCTGTGCCGGTAATTTATTCTTAAAATATAAGACAAGGGATATGGGAAATATTACCGGGGCTATGAAAACTCTTCCTGTCACCAGTGTTATGCTGATTATCGGAGCCTTTGCTATTACAGGCACACCTCCATTTAATATCTTTACGAGTGAGTTTATGGTCCTGGCAGATGGCTTTTTAAGTGGAAATTTATTGTCAATAGTGTTCAGCGCAATACTTTTAGTAAGTATTATTCTTATTTTCATTGGCTTTATTTATAATATGTTTAAGATGATTTTCGGTGTGCCTGCGGTAATCGCTAAGCAAGGCGAGGCAAATAAATTTACTGTTGCGGCAATGTCATTTTTGCTGTTTTTTATATTAGTAGTAAGCCTGTATGTACCACCTCTTTTGAGTAAAATACTTCATAATATATATGATATTGTAAGGAATGTGTAA
- a CDS encoding NADH dehydrogenase subunit E, translated as MDTSRQVYLDTLTNRFYGTITITKSFLENEIYISTSKEKLIDICSYINSTFQASLSSMICNDERSLDKYFKIYYVFSLPEEDTFLIVNIPVSEREPVFPSITPKIPAAHWYEREIKDMFGLEPVGHPDPYTLVLHGNFPDNTYPLRKDFDVQTRLPHLESKLPFKRVEGEGVFEIPVGPIHAGIIEPGHFRFSAVGDSILYLDAKLFYTHKGTEKIFETMPYTKALFLAERICGVCAASHATGYCQAIEKVAGVEIPPRAKLIRTILLELERLYNHIGDIGNICAGAAFHLGSAHGFRIREYLQLLNETITGNRYLRGMITVGGIRFDINDDLKKYIATLLTDIKKDFKELTDIMFASSSLIDRLETTGRLSAETARGLGVVGVAARASGIGRDARVNHPYAAYREVDFDVPVFYNDGDVYARVRVRVDEVYQSIYIIEQCFDKMSEGPIKTSVKELPPYRQALSYVESPRGENIYWIMTAPDNRLFRYKVRSPSFCNWPAIPYTIPGNIVPDFPLINKSFELCYSCTDL; from the coding sequence ATGGATACCAGCAGACAAGTTTATCTCGATACGTTAACGAACCGGTTCTACGGTACTATTACCATTACAAAAAGTTTTTTGGAAAATGAAATCTATATTTCCACGAGTAAAGAAAAGCTCATAGATATATGTAGTTATATCAACAGCACATTCCAGGCGTCTCTTTCATCCATGATTTGCAACGATGAGAGAAGTCTGGATAAATATTTTAAAATTTACTATGTTTTCTCTTTGCCGGAAGAGGACACATTTTTAATTGTTAACATCCCTGTTAGTGAGCGAGAACCTGTATTTCCATCAATTACTCCGAAAATTCCTGCAGCTCATTGGTACGAGCGTGAGATTAAGGATATGTTCGGGCTTGAGCCTGTAGGCCATCCAGACCCCTATACGCTGGTATTACATGGCAACTTCCCCGATAATACGTATCCTTTACGAAAAGATTTTGATGTCCAGACACGCCTGCCCCATCTTGAGTCTAAGCTGCCATTTAAAAGAGTAGAGGGGGAGGGCGTCTTTGAAATACCGGTAGGTCCTATTCATGCCGGAATTATTGAACCGGGACATTTTCGGTTTAGCGCTGTGGGTGACAGTATCCTGTATTTAGATGCAAAGCTCTTTTATACCCATAAGGGCACGGAGAAAATTTTTGAGACTATGCCGTATACAAAGGCCCTGTTTCTTGCGGAGAGAATTTGTGGTGTTTGTGCAGCATCTCACGCAACGGGTTATTGTCAGGCTATTGAAAAAGTAGCAGGGGTCGAGATACCACCGCGGGCTAAGCTTATCAGGACTATACTTCTAGAATTGGAAAGACTTTATAACCATATAGGGGATATTGGTAATATCTGTGCTGGCGCAGCTTTTCATCTGGGTAGTGCCCACGGGTTCAGAATTCGCGAGTATTTACAGCTGCTCAATGAAACGATAACGGGTAATCGGTACCTCAGGGGGATGATTACTGTTGGTGGAATAAGATTCGATATCAATGATGATCTAAAGAAATATATCGCAACCTTGCTTACCGATATTAAGAAAGATTTCAAAGAGCTTACCGATATCATGTTTGCATCTTCTTCTCTTATAGACAGGCTTGAGACCACAGGAAGGCTTTCTGCTGAAACTGCCAGAGGACTTGGAGTTGTTGGAGTTGCTGCGCGGGCTTCCGGAATAGGCAGAGATGCTCGGGTTAATCATCCTTATGCTGCGTATCGTGAGGTTGATTTTGATGTCCCCGTTTTTTATAACGATGGGGATGTGTATGCGAGGGTAAGAGTAAGAGTTGATGAGGTTTATCAATCTATATATATTATTGAACAATGTTTTGATAAAATGTCAGAAGGTCCTATAAAAACTTCCGTTAAGGAGCTTCCTCCATACAGACAAGCTTTAAGTTATGTGGAATCGCCTCGAGGTGAGAATATATATTGGATTATGACAGCCCCAGACAATAGGTTATTCAGATATAAAGTGCGTTCGCCCTCTTTTTGCAACTGGCCGGCAATTCCTTATACTATTCCGGGGAATATTGTTCCGGATTTCCCTTTAATTAATAAAAGTTTTGAATTATGTTATTCTTGTACTGACTTGTAA
- a CDS encoding NADH dehydrogenase subunit G, producing the protein MDVCPTGAYTWIEQDGKRYLQLSHAKCVFCGICEEMCPYKAITITNNFELAATHKEDLLVKAGFDTKESVESLGKKLNEKIFSVFKRSLHVREVDAGSCNGCEWEFVALYNSPVHDLQRFGIDVVASPRHADCLLVTGPPTRNMETALIKTYHATPEPKMVIALGACASSGGIFSNCYATKNGIDNVVPVDIYIPGCPPRPQAIIYGFLLALDRVRK; encoded by the coding sequence GTGGATGTTTGTCCTACAGGCGCATATACCTGGATAGAACAAGATGGTAAACGGTATCTGCAACTTTCCCATGCAAAATGTGTTTTTTGTGGAATTTGTGAGGAGATGTGCCCCTATAAGGCTATTACGATTACCAACAATTTTGAGTTAGCGGCGACACATAAGGAAGATCTTCTCGTTAAGGCAGGCTTTGATACAAAAGAATCGGTGGAATCGCTTGGAAAAAAGCTTAATGAAAAGATCTTTTCTGTATTCAAGCGATCACTGCATGTCAGAGAAGTGGATGCAGGCTCATGTAACGGATGTGAATGGGAGTTTGTTGCATTATATAACAGTCCAGTTCATGATTTACAGAGATTTGGTATCGATGTAGTCGCTTCTCCGCGTCATGCTGATTGTTTACTGGTAACAGGCCCCCCCACGAGAAATATGGAAACTGCTCTCATAAAAACGTATCATGCTACGCCAGAACCAAAGATGGTTATTGCCTTAGGTGCCTGTGCGAGCAGTGGAGGTATTTTTAGTAATTGTTATGCCACAAAAAATGGAATTGATAACGTTGTTCCTGTAGATATTTATATTCCTGGTTGTCCACCCAGACCACAGGCAATTATCTATGGATTCTTGCTTGCATTGGATAGGGTACGTAAATAA
- a CDS encoding Glu/Leu/Phe/Val dehydrogenase codes for MISNDILYETALKQFDTVAEILNIEDGIRERMRNPKRSLIVSVPVRMDNGKTKVFKGYRVQHDITLGPSKGGIRYHPNVDLKEVSALAMLMTWKCALMHMPYGGAKGGVQCNPEEMSQDELERMTRRFTTEIVQIIGPDKDIPAPDLYTNAQTMAWMMDTYSMQQGNTIPGVVTGKPLLLGGSLGRAEGTGRGVAYMVMEAARVLYKNLRGLRVAIQGLGNVGSVAARLLNDQGCTIVAVSDISGGVYNPQGILLPYLLHHIKENKHVTGLMDTDAITNEELFELDCDVIVPAAIEGQITEKNADEIKAKIIVEGANGPTTPEADKILQDKKVFLVPDILANAGGVTVSYFEWVQDIQYYFWSEDDIQKKLKDVMIGAFNRILALSNKKGIDMRTAALMLGIGRVAEAKKMRGLYP; via the coding sequence ATGATAAGTAATGATATTCTTTATGAAACAGCGCTCAAGCAGTTTGATACCGTAGCGGAGATACTCAATATAGAAGATGGAATAAGGGAACGCATGAGAAATCCAAAGCGTTCTCTTATTGTTTCAGTGCCTGTTAGAATGGATAATGGTAAAACGAAGGTATTTAAGGGCTATCGGGTACAACATGATATTACCTTAGGTCCTTCTAAGGGTGGTATTCGATATCATCCGAATGTAGACCTCAAAGAGGTTTCTGCGCTTGCCATGTTAATGACATGGAAATGCGCGCTCATGCATATGCCGTATGGCGGAGCGAAAGGCGGTGTACAATGCAATCCTGAAGAAATGTCGCAAGACGAGCTGGAGCGCATGACACGCCGTTTTACTACGGAAATTGTTCAAATCATAGGGCCGGATAAAGACATTCCTGCTCCCGACCTCTACACGAATGCGCAAACTATGGCATGGATGATGGACACTTACAGTATGCAGCAGGGTAACACAATTCCTGGTGTTGTTACCGGTAAGCCGTTACTCCTTGGTGGTTCGCTGGGAAGGGCGGAAGGCACAGGCCGCGGAGTTGCCTATATGGTCATGGAGGCAGCAAGGGTGTTGTATAAGAACCTCCGTGGTTTGCGTGTTGCCATTCAAGGTTTGGGAAATGTCGGTTCTGTAGCTGCCAGGCTTTTAAATGATCAGGGCTGTACTATTGTAGCCGTGAGTGATATTAGTGGTGGAGTGTACAACCCTCAGGGCATTCTTCTTCCTTACCTCTTACATCATATTAAAGAAAACAAACATGTTACCGGTTTGATGGATACAGATGCTATAACAAACGAGGAACTTTTCGAGCTGGATTGCGATGTCATTGTGCCGGCTGCTATAGAAGGGCAAATTACCGAAAAGAATGCTGATGAGATAAAGGCCAAGATTATCGTGGAAGGCGCCAATGGTCCGACAACACCTGAAGCTGATAAGATATTACAGGACAAAAAAGTATTTCTTGTACCCGATATCCTTGCGAATGCCGGAGGGGTAACCGTATCGTATTTTGAATGGGTGCAGGATATCCAGTACTATTTCTGGAGTGAAGATGATATTCAAAAGAAGTTAAAGGATGTTATGATAGGCGCATTCAACAGAATATTAGCACTTTCAAATAAAAAAGGTATTGATATGCGTACCGCTGCATTAATGCTCGGTATCGGTCGTGTTGCAGAAGCTAAAAAGATGCGGGGATTATATCCGTAG
- a CDS encoding putative transporter protein, protein MDKQQEKTAVRKSLNLSMKDGVAYAATIGFGDNYINPFAVALGASNFQIGLLSSFTQLISSLAQLKVADITERVGSRKKMIVFFVFFQALILFPIAFIPYLPQFTQIHVLICFCTLYLLFASFANPAWGSLMANLVPGRKRGSFFSKRGRLVGIVTVISAFLAGYILHLFKKESLTGFTIIFLIAMISRYISCYFLSKMYEPSLEIKQEHYFSFKEFVQRLNIGNFGKYVIFHSSFNFSVFIASPFFPVFMLRDLGFSYITYTFITTIVPLASILAVSYWGHRADALGNRKMIRICSLVVSVLPAMWIFSRNIYFLIGIQTLAGIFWAGFNLCSSNFMYDSVIPEKRTRVISYFNTFNGFAVCVGTLLGGFLATHIPPLFGYQLLTLFVISSCLRIIVSITLLRRVKEIRKIAY, encoded by the coding sequence GTGGACAAACAACAAGAAAAAACTGCTGTTAGAAAAAGCCTTAACCTTTCCATGAAAGATGGTGTTGCGTATGCTGCAACAATTGGATTTGGGGATAACTATATAAATCCTTTTGCTGTTGCTCTGGGCGCTAGCAATTTTCAAATTGGCTTATTGAGTTCCTTTACCCAATTAATTTCTTCATTGGCACAGCTTAAGGTTGCCGATATTACCGAGCGGGTAGGAAGCAGGAAAAAAATGATTGTATTCTTTGTTTTCTTTCAGGCGCTCATATTATTCCCTATTGCATTTATACCATACCTGCCACAATTTACTCAAATCCATGTGCTTATTTGTTTCTGTACCTTATATTTACTCTTTGCCTCTTTTGCGAATCCTGCCTGGGGGTCGCTTATGGCAAACCTCGTTCCTGGCAGGAAAAGAGGGTCATTTTTTAGTAAACGTGGAAGACTTGTTGGCATCGTAACGGTAATTAGTGCGTTTCTGGCTGGTTATATTCTGCATCTCTTTAAAAAGGAATCCTTAACGGGTTTTACTATCATATTTCTTATCGCTATGATTTCAAGATACATCTCATGTTATTTCCTGAGTAAGATGTACGAGCCGTCCTTAGAGATAAAACAAGAACACTATTTTTCATTTAAAGAATTTGTACAGAGATTAAATATTGGAAATTTTGGGAAATATGTAATTTTCCATAGCTCCTTTAATTTTTCAGTATTTATAGCTTCTCCGTTTTTTCCGGTATTTATGCTTCGAGATCTTGGGTTTTCTTACATTACCTATACGTTTATTACTACAATTGTGCCCCTCGCCAGCATATTGGCTGTGAGTTATTGGGGGCATCGTGCGGATGCGTTGGGAAATCGAAAAATGATAAGAATATGCAGTCTGGTTGTATCTGTCCTGCCAGCCATGTGGATTTTTTCAAGAAATATATATTTTCTGATAGGTATTCAAACCTTAGCAGGTATATTCTGGGCAGGATTCAATCTGTGTTCTTCTAATTTTATGTATGATTCTGTAATTCCCGAAAAACGGACTCGCGTTATTTCTTATTTTAACACGTTCAACGGCTTTGCGGTCTGTGTTGGTACTCTCTTAGGTGGGTTTCTCGCTACGCATATACCTCCTCTATTTGGCTATCAATTACTGACACTTTTTGTTATCTCATCATGTTTAAGAATTATAGTATCTATAACCTTGCTAAGGCGAGTAAAAGAGATTAGAAAAATTGCTTATTAA